A genomic region of Sarcophilus harrisii chromosome 6, mSarHar1.11, whole genome shotgun sequence contains the following coding sequences:
- the LOC100919361 gene encoding zinc finger protein 260-like isoform X1, which translates to MGPSRVVAARTLRKRPGAKGRNLRKRSHSGCLLPTSIGSLEPEGMGPGSLGPPREVVTFKDVAVDFTQEEWDLLDPSQKELFKEVMVENAWNLLSLGLPLPREEAISYFEQREALWMLDQEGLRSCSAGEIRLEMKETPAGLSHSVVETPKQWFMGDGSCDFTWRKSCATHERLQLRERHCECTEGGKGFIKKENLIVQSKIHTGEKPNEYYQGGKDFTNKAFLSLHQRIHTGDKLFECYHCGKRFRQKSDLVRHQRIHTGEKPYKCNQCGKAFRDKAVLTRHQKIHTGEKPYECNHCDKAFRSKGNLTRHQIMHTGEKPYECNQCGKGLRKKESLILHQRIHTGEKPYECNHCGKAFKENGALISHQRIHTGEKPYECNQCGKAFRDKGALTGHERTHTGEKPYKCNQCGKDFRDMRALIVHQRIHTGEKPYECNQCGKDFRSKRALTIHQRIHTEEKPYGCNQCGKSLKKKESLILHQRIHTGEKPYECNQCGKGFRKKESLTLHQRIHTGEKPYECNQCGKAFTENGALTRHQRIHTGEKPYECNQCGKAFRGKRALTVHERIHTGEKPYKCNQCGKAFREKGDLTVHQRIHTGEKPYECIQCGKAFREKRALTVHERIHTGEKPYECNQCGKAFRDKKALTVHQKIHTGEKPYECNQCGKSFIQKGTLNLHQRIHTGEKPYECNQCGKGFINKRALIVHQRIHTGERPYQCKQCGKSFGSKGNLTRHQIMHTGEKPYECNQCGKGLRKKETLILHQRIHTGEKT; encoded by the exons ATGG GCCCCTCAAGGGTGGTAGCAGCAAGAACCCTGAGAAAAAGACCAGGTGCCAAAGGGAGGAACTTGAGAAAAAGGAGTCACTCTGGGTGTTTGCTACCTACCTCCATAGGGAGCCTGGAGCCAGAGGGAATGGGCCCTGGGAGCCTCGGACCTCCTCGG GAGGTTGTGACGTTCAAGGATGTGGCTGTGGACTTCACCCAGGAGGAGTGGGACCTCTTGGACCCCTCTCAGAAGGAGCTGTTCAAGGAGGTCATGGTGGAGAACGCCTGGAACCTGCTCTCCTTGG GGCTTCCACTTCCCAGAGAAGAGGCGATCTCTTATTTTGAGCAAAGGGAAGCACTGTGGATGCTGGACCAAGAAGGCCTGAGGAGCTGCTCTGCAG GAGAGATCAGACTTGAAATGAAAGAAACTCCTGCAGGGTTAAGCCATTCTGTGGTAGAAACTCCCAAGCAGTGGTTCATGGGTGATGGATCCTGTGACTTTACTTGGAGAAAAAGCTGTGCAACACATGAGAGACTCCAGCTTAGAGAGAGACATTGTGAATGTACCGAAGGTGGAAAaggttttataaaaaaggaaaatcttattGTACAATCAAAAAtccacacaggagagaaacctAATGAATATTACCAGGGTGGAaaggattttacaaataaagcatttcttagtttacatcagagaatccacacaggagaTAAACTTTTTGAATGTTACCATTGTGGAAAAAGATTTAGACAAAAGAGTGATCTCGttagacatcagagaatccatactggagagaaaccttacaaatgtaaccaatgtggaaaggcttttagagacAAGGCAGTTCTTACTagacatcagaaaatccacactggtgagaaaccttatgaatgtaaccactGTGACAAGGCATTTAGAAGCAAGGGGAATCTTACTAGACATCAGATAatgcacactggagagaaaccttatgaatgtaaccagtgtggaaaaggtttaagaaaaaaggaatctcttattttacatcagagaatccacactggagagaaaccttatgaatgtaaccattgtggaaaggcttttaaagAAAATGGAGCTCTTATTAGTcatcaaagaatccacactggagagaaaccttatgaatgtaaccaatgtggaaaggcctttagAGACAAGGGAGCTCTTACTGGACACGAGAGAAcacacactggagagaaaccttataaatgtaaccaatgtggaaaggattttagagacaTGAGAGCtcttattgtacatcagagaatccatactggagagaaaccttatgaatgtaaccaatgtggaaaggattttagaagcAAGCGAGCTCTTActatacatcagagaatccacactgaagagaaaccttatggatgtaaccagtgtggaaaaagtttaaaaaaaaaggaatctcttattttacatcagagaatccacactggagagaaaccttatgaatgtaaccagtgtggaaaaggTTTTAGAAAAAAGGAATCTCTTActttacatcagagaatccacactggagagaaaccttatgaatgtaaccagtgtggaaaggcttttacagaAAATGGAGCTCTTACTAGacatcaaagaatccacactggagagaaaccttatgaatgtaaccaatgtggaaaggcctttagAGGCAAGAGAGCTCTTACTGTACatgagagaatccacactggagagaaaccttataaatgtaatcaatgtggaaaggcttttagagaaaagggagatcttactgtacatcagagaattcataccggagagaaaccttatgaatgtatcCAGTGTGGAAAGGCCTTTAGAGAGAAGAGAGCTCTTACTGTACatgagagaatccacactggagagaaaccttatgaatgtaaccaatgtggaaaggcctttagAGACAAGAAggctcttactgtacatcagaaaatccacaccggagagaaaccttatgaatgtaaccaatgtggaaaaagttttatacaaaaaGGAACTCTTAatttacatcagagaatccacactggagagaaaccttatgaatgtaaccagtgtggaaagggtTTTATAAACAAACGAGCtcttattgtacatcagagaatccacactggagagagaCCTTATCAATGTAAGCAATGTGGAAAGTCATTTGGAAGCAAGGGAAATCTTACTAGACATCAGATAatgcacactggagagaaaccttatgaatgtaaccagtgtggaaaaggtttaagaaaaaaggaaactcttattttacatcagagaatccacactggagagaagacttag
- the LOC100919361 gene encoding zinc finger protein 8-like isoform X3, with protein sequence MGPSRVVAARTLRKRPGAKGRNLRKRSHSGCLLPTSIGSLEPEGMGPGSLGPPREVVTFKDVAVDFTQEEWDLLDPSQKELFKEVMVENAWNLLSLGLPLPREEAISYFEQREALWMLDQEGLRSCSAGE encoded by the exons ATGG GCCCCTCAAGGGTGGTAGCAGCAAGAACCCTGAGAAAAAGACCAGGTGCCAAAGGGAGGAACTTGAGAAAAAGGAGTCACTCTGGGTGTTTGCTACCTACCTCCATAGGGAGCCTGGAGCCAGAGGGAATGGGCCCTGGGAGCCTCGGACCTCCTCGG GAGGTTGTGACGTTCAAGGATGTGGCTGTGGACTTCACCCAGGAGGAGTGGGACCTCTTGGACCCCTCTCAGAAGGAGCTGTTCAAGGAGGTCATGGTGGAGAACGCCTGGAACCTGCTCTCCTTGG GGCTTCCACTTCCCAGAGAAGAGGCGATCTCTTATTTTGAGCAAAGGGAAGCACTGTGGATGCTGGACCAAGAAGGCCTGAGGAGCTGCTCTGCAGGTGAGTGA
- the LOC100919361 gene encoding zinc finger protein 554-like isoform X2: MGPSRVVAARTLRKRPGAKGRNLRKRSHSGCLLPTSIGSLEPEGMGPGSLGPPREVVTFKDVAVDFTQEEWDLLDPSQKELFKEVMVENAWNLLSLGKGTSPDNCESAIKRNTFIAQCTGFAVGEQKGKDWSYILCDRTWECPLLFPKLSLTHSQVKD, translated from the exons ATGG GCCCCTCAAGGGTGGTAGCAGCAAGAACCCTGAGAAAAAGACCAGGTGCCAAAGGGAGGAACTTGAGAAAAAGGAGTCACTCTGGGTGTTTGCTACCTACCTCCATAGGGAGCCTGGAGCCAGAGGGAATGGGCCCTGGGAGCCTCGGACCTCCTCGG GAGGTTGTGACGTTCAAGGATGTGGCTGTGGACTTCACCCAGGAGGAGTGGGACCTCTTGGACCCCTCTCAGAAGGAGCTGTTCAAGGAGGTCATGGTGGAGAACGCCTGGAACCTGCTCTCCTTGGGTAAGGGCACCTCCCCTGATAATTGCGAGTCTGCAATCAAAAGGAATACCTTTATTGCCCAGTGTACAGGATTTGCAGTGGGGGAACAGAAGGGAAAGGACTGGTCTTATATATTGTGTGACAGGACCTGGGAATGTCCTTTGTTGTTCCCAAAGCTCTCTCTTACCCATTCTCAGGTCAAAGATTAA